A genomic region of Zalophus californianus isolate mZalCal1 chromosome 11, mZalCal1.pri.v2, whole genome shotgun sequence contains the following coding sequences:
- the LOC113913703 gene encoding tripartite motif-containing protein 77-like, producing the protein MDSTFVQNVPSELICYICKDYFTDPFTLTCGHNFCTPCLCLLWEDAQHPPRCPVCRAVSPQIDFKSIIFAAKQVHASKESVACQLPNSAKQVCRVHLVVKDLFCPTDKSPLCLHCANSQRHAIHRHTPISQAAEQCREKLLVQMKSIWKSRQKNQKNLNKEYNLFRVWQGFVNLRMMMIRAEYPKVYQYLQEEKQKHLESLAVEGKIIFNQLRRNVGRMRHMGKLLRKMYEELKEMCCETDVDLFQDLGDIMKRSQIMQLHIPQPVNPQLSSWTITGMSERLNNFRVYLTLDHNISNYHVALFEDLRHLQCSPDYQDMPHSPASPQYMPLWGAQTFTSGKHYWEVDVGNSCNWIIGLCKESWINRNGMLLNSEGIFLLLCIQVDDICRLFSASPPLRHYIQRPQGWIGVFLDYECGTVSFVNVAQSSLICNLLSCSFSCPLRPFICYGPK; encoded by the exons ATGGATTCTACTTTTGTGCAGAATGTTCCCAGTGAGCTTATCTgctacatctgcaaagactattTCACAGACCCTTTCACCCTTACCTGTGGGCACAACTTTTGTACTCCTTGTCTCTGCCTCTTGTGGGAAGATGCTCAGCATCCTCCTCGCTGCCCTGTGTGCAGGGCAGTATCTCCACAGATAGACttcaaaagcattatttttgCTGCAAAACAAGTTCATGCTTCCAAAGAATCAGTTGCCTGCCAGTTACCGAACTCTGCCAAGCAAGTCTGTAGGGTACACCTAGTAGTAAAGGACCTCTTCTGTCCAACTGACAAGAGCCCACTGTGCTTGCACTGTGCCAATTCCCAAAGGCATGCCATTCACAGACACACACCAATATCGCAGGCTGCTGAGCAGTGCAGG GAGAAACTTCTGGTGCAAATGAAGTCTATTTGGAAAAGcagacagaaaaatcagaaaaatctaaacaaagaaTACAACTTATTTAGAGTATGGCAG GGTTTTGTAAATCTACGGATGATGATGATCAGGGCTGAATATCCTAAGGTATACCAATATCtccaggaagaaaagcaaaaacatttaGAGAGCCTGGCAGTTGAAGGCAAGATAATTTTTAATCAACTCCGGAGAAATGTAGGCAGAATGCGTCACATGGGGAAACTCCTGAGAAAAATGTATGAGGAGCTAAAGGAAATGTGCTGTGAAACAGATGTGGACCTGTTCCAG gATTTGGGAGATATCATGAAAAG GAGTCAGATAATGCAGCTGCACATTCCCCAGCCTGTGAACCCTCAGCTGAGCTCATGGACCATCACAGGGATGTCCGAAAGGCTTAACAACTTCCGAG TGTATCTTACATTGGACCATAACATAAGCAATTATCACGTGGCTCTCTTTGAAGACTTGAGACACTTGCAATGCAGTCCCGACTATCAAGACATGCCCCACAGTCCAGCTAGTCCACAGTACATGCCTTTGTGGGGAGCTCAGACCTTCACCTCTGGCAAACATTACTGGGAGGTGGATGTGGGAAACTCTTGTAACTGGATTATAGGACTTTGCAAGGAATCATGGATAAATCGCAATGGTATGCTGCTCAACTCTGAGGGTATCTTTCTACTTCTGTGCATCCAAGTGGATGACATCTGCCGCctcttctctgcatccccaccattGCGCCACTACATCCAAAGACCCCAGGGCTGGATAGGGGTGTTTCTAGATTATGAATGTGGTACAGTAAGCTTTGTTAATGTTGCCCAAAGCTCCCTCATTTGTAATTTACTCTCATGCTCCTTTTCTTGCCCTCTCAGACCTTTCATTTGCTATGGACCCAAATGA